A genomic segment from Spinacia oleracea cultivar Varoflay chromosome 3, BTI_SOV_V1, whole genome shotgun sequence encodes:
- the LOC110795925 gene encoding uncharacterized protein, with protein sequence MKQDRLWVKWIHTYYVKQMDFWTMPIPYGLTCSLRKIWQYRDVLMQAGGVTQFVHNDKFKISKMYKHLQSGASHVHWKRITCNSKASPKGTFITWLALQNRLPTKDRLISWDIDISGECEFCLVHEEKLTHLFFECQYSKEIWSRVLTQMGMQRTIQTWDDEVRWAAVQSRSTKERAKLCNIAFIETVYAVWIQRNSSVFNDHYDPIELLGT encoded by the exons aTGAAACAAGACAGACTGTGGGTGAAATGGATCCATACTTACTATGTGAAGCAGATGGATTTTTGGACCATGCCCATCCCATATGGGCTAACTTGTTCACTAAGGAAGATCTGGCAGTATAGAGATGTTCTAATGCAAGCAGGAGGAGTGACTCAATTTGTCCATAATGACAAGTTCAAAATCAGTAAAATGTATAAGCATCTTCAGAGTGGAGCCAGTCATGTgcattggaaaagaatcacttgTAACAGCAAGGCTAGTCCTAAAGGGACCTTCATTACTTGGTTGGCTTTACAAAACAGGCTTCCTACCAAAGACAGATTGATCAGCTGGGACATAGACATTAGTGGTGAATGTGAATTTTGTCTGGTACATGAAGAGAAACTGACACATTTGTTCTTTGAGTGTCAATATTCAAAGGAGATTTGGAGTAGAGTTCTTACTCAAATGGGGATGCAGAGAACAATTCAGACCTGGGATGATGAGGTTAGATGGGCAGCTGTACAGAGCAGGAGCACCAAAGAAAGAGCCAAACTGTGTAATATTGCCTTCATTGAGACAGTCTATGCTGTGTGGATTCAGAGGAATTCTAGTGTGTTTAATGATCACTATGATCCTATAGA GTTGTTGGGAACTTAG